The DNA sequence TCCTTGGCTTTTTGCTTTAGGATGGTGGGGAGAAATTCTTGACTCATACTTGTACCTCTTGTAACTGGTGAAGCTTGGCTAGAGCCAAACCGTCAGCTAGAAGCTGACGGGCTAGGGTTACGCCGGCTTTGATACTGTCAGCTTTACCATTGGCATAGAAGCCCAAGCCTGCATTTAGGACGGTCGTCTCTAGATAAGGACTCGGTTCATTGTTTAGGACGCTGAGCAAGATTTGAGCATTGTCTTTAGCATCACCGCCTGTGATATCGGCCAATTCAACCTTATCCATATCCAAATCTTTATAGGTAAATGTGTGCTGGCTGATTTTACCGTCTTCTAATAAAGTATAGGTATTGGTACCATAGAGGGCAGCCTCATCCATATTGTCAGGTCCTGTAATGACTAGAGCACGTTTGCGGCCCAGCTGCTGCAGTGACTGAGCAACTATGTCCTGCAATTCTACACGATAGAGCCCCATAAGCTGAGTTTCTAAATCCAGCGGATTAGCCAGAGGCCCTACCAAATTCATAATAGTTGGAATCCCCAGTGCCTGTCTGGCTGGACCAATGTAACGCATGGCTGGATGCATGGTTTGCGCAAAGATAAAGGCTAAGCCTGCCTCATCCAAAGCCTTAGACAGAGTTTCAGGTTCTGCTGCAATGTTAATCCCTAATTCTTCCAGAACATCGGCTGAACCTGATTTAGATGAGACCGAACGATTCCCTGCCTTGGCCATGCGGACACCGCCAGCTGCTAAGATAAAGCAGGCTGTTGTCGAAATATTGAAACTGTAGGATTGGTCACCGCCAGTTCCGCAGTTGCACATGGCATCCTCAAAAGTCTGAGGAAGCTGGGCTGCTCGATTTTTTAGAGCCTTGACCACCCCTGTAATCTCCTCTGGTGTTTCACCCTTAATTTTCAAGCCTAACAAGAAAGCGGCGATTTGTGCTTCTGACACTTGACCCTGCAAGATATTTTCAAAAAGTTCCTGAACTTCTTCTTGATTTAGGTCTTGTCTCTGACTTAATTTCATAAAAATCTCTTTCATCTGTTGTTCTCCTCTTACATTTTATACGTCTACTGTTTGCTTCTTACTCTTTGGCTGAAAGCTTGACAAAGTTTTCAATCATTTTCAAGCCATCCGGTGAGCCGATACTTTCCGGATGGTATTGAAGACCGTAAATGGGCAGTTCCTTATGCTGCATAGCCATGATTTCATGATCATCGCTAGTGATGGCCGTCACTTCAAAATCCTGAGGCAGGTCTTCAACGACTATTGAGTGATAGCGCATAATAGGTACGCCGTCTGCAATACCTTCAAAAAGAGGAGAAGGTGCTTGCAGTTCCAGAGGCGATTGCTTCCCATGTCTCACATTTTTAGCCAGCCCCAGTTTACCGCCAAAACTCTCAGCAATAGCCTGATGTCCCAGACAGATACCCAGTATCGGCTTTTGTCCAGCAAAGTCCTTGATCAGACTTTCCATTTTCCCAGCATCAGCTGGCCAACCTGGACCTGGTGAAAAAACTAGGGCATCAGCTGTTTGCGCCTCTTGGTACACGTTTTCAGCATCATTGCGCAGCACTTTAACCTCTGCGAAAGTCCCAAGATACTGAGCTAAGTTATAGGTAAAAGAATCATAATTATCAATCAGTAAAATCATTGGGCATCTCCTATTTTTGTCATAGCCTTGGCCTTATTGATTGTTTCGTAAAATTCATTCTCAGGCTGACTGTCGTAAACAATACCAGCGCCAGCCTGAACGTAGGCCTTGTTATTTTTGAGAATCATTGTCCGAATAGCAATGGCAAAATCCATATCGCCTGTCGCAGATAGGTAACCGATGGCACCGGCATAGATTCCCCTTTTTTCTTTTTCCAGCTGATAGATACGCGTCATAGCACGAATTTTAGGAGCACCTGATACGGTTCCTGCTGGCAGGGTTGATTTCAGAGCATCAATAGCTGTCAGTTGAGACAACAGAGTTCCTTTGACAACACTGGTCAGGTGCATCACATAGCGAAAATATTCCACTTCCATATACTGGGTCAGCTTAACACTATCAATCTCAGCAATCTTACCGATATCATTGCGGCCTAGATCGACCAGCATACGGTGTTCGGCCGTTTCTTTGACATCACTGGCTAAATCTTTTGCTAAGGCCTGATCTTCTGCTTCATCCTTACCTCTGGGACGAGTGCCGGCAATCGGATTGGTCACGACCTGACCGTCTTTAACGGAGACTAAACTCTCAGGACTGGCTCCGATAATCTGATAATCTCCGAAATCATAGAAATAGAGATAATTTGACGGACTGGTCACGCGCAAATTTCGGTAATAATCGAGCGGATCCCCTTGAAAATCACTGGAAAAGCGCTGGCTGATCACACATTGGAACATATCTCCCTGACGAATAAGCGTTTTAGCCTTGGTGACCATAGCTTCAAATGTTTCCTTTTCTAGATGGTTCTTAAAATCCAGTCGGTGCAGCTCTTGCGGGCTGAATTCATTCGGAGCCTGAGTCTGCAAATCCTGAATGACCTGTCCCAATGCCTGACGGCTAGCATCATTATCACGGCCGCTGTAAATATTATCCTCTACCACATAGACCTTTTCCTTCTTGTGATCAAAGACCAAATAAGACTCATAAATAAAGAAGTGCATATCCGGTGTCCCGATAGTGTCTTGGGGAATCTGACCAATATTTTCATAAAGACTCATCATATCATAGCCAACAAAACCGATGGCGCCGCCGCCAAAAGGAAGGGCAGATTGATTCGATTTAAGTGTTACGGCGCTGAGATAATCAAGCGGATCATCATCAACTACTATTCCGTTTTTCAATAAGCGGCTTTCTTCAAAACGCAGTTCAAAAACGGGATTATAGGCCACAATTGAAAAGCGGGCATTTTCCTTTTCGCGAGGAATAGATTCCAAGATAACCTTATGCTGACCTCTAATGCGCATATAGGCTAAAATCGGAGTAAGAGTGTCTGCCGGTAAAATTTTTTGCATAATGGTTCCTTTCTGTCCATGTTATCAGCGGCTGGGTAAAAACTCTCCAGTATTTCTGCTTTGAAATAAACTTTTGACGCAGTGTTTGGGAGTAAGAGGGTGGACAAAAGTCCCGTCTCTAATTAACTCCTTTAGATAGAGCACTTTGACGCAGTGGTGTGGTTGGGAGTCCTTACCTTGGGGCGCAGTCCCATTTTCAGGCGCCCCCTTAAACAGTCCACTGGACTGTACCACGCAAGAGATAGGTCAAACAGTCTCTCAGACTGTTTGAGAAAACTCAGATACCTGTTCGGAGGTGGGATTGAAATGCTCTAGTGGAGGATTTCAACCTGAGACTTACAATGGGAGAGTGAGGAAAATCGAAATCGCCATTTCATAACGATGTACCGATTGTTGTCCCATTCACTTATCCCTGCACAATTCATTAGGTGCTTTAGCACCAATGAACCACTGCTGGCTGGTTTTCCCTTTGACGCAAGGCCAAAGCAGAAAACCTAAACGAATGTGATGACTATCGTTCATCTTATTTCCACCCCCGTTCCAAACGATTTAACTGGTATGAGGATGTTTTGCCTTATTGACTTCAGTCTCTAATAGGATAAAAGCTTCTATCATTGACCGCCATACAGCTTCCGCAACAGCTGGTGATAGGTTTGCCTCTGCGGCCTGACTGCGGCGTTCACGGATTATCTGGGCTACACGATGAGGGGCAGCCACAGCGGCAGTATCTTGGCTGGGTTTTAAACGTCCCGCTGTTTCTACTAATTTTTGCCGCTCGGCCAACAATTTAATCATTTCCTGATCTAAACTATCTATTTTCTGACGAACGTCAGCTAGTGTCTGGGGCATAGCATTCCTCCTTTACAGCCATTATCTGATGTTCAAAGTTTTAGAAGTCCTTTCTTATACTCTTTGAAAATCAAAACTATACATCGTTGACTTCAGCTTGCCGTACACTAGTACTGCCTGCACTTCGCTGCCTTGTCTATTTTTGATTTTCTTTGGGGATTTACTTACGGAATCGGCTTTCTGAAAAATGGTTGGCTTCAAATTCTTGAGATAAACGTCAAAAACCCTCGCACAGAAAAATCTGTGCGAGGGCGTTTAGTACAAAGTCAAAACACGGTACCACCTCGATTGATAGGATTTGTCAATATTTCCCATCATCTCATACTTGTCCAACAACAAGCTGCACGATAAGGAGTGCCTAACCGGGAGACTATTGTTTATCTCCGCTTTTATAGCCATCAGCCCATTTCCCAAAAGAGCTGCTATTGCCTCACAGTAACCGGCAACTTCCTGAAAACCTCTCTTAAAGTACTTCTTCTGATTGGTTTATATTATAAATCAGTCCTCCGAAAATGGCAAGCGTTTTCTGTAAAAAATTTCGGATCTTTCTTTAATTATTTCAGTTGTACTAGCCTTTTGTCCTAGAGCTAGCCTTGCTTACCAAGGCAAATCAAGCCAGCCGTTCATTTTTGACAAACCATAGCCACCATACGTTTCACAGACTGCTGACACGATATTTTCACCTACCATCAATGAAAGAATTAATAATTTAGGCCTTCTTCACAGTTGACCACTAAAGCTAGACAGCATGAAGAGTGAGGGACAACTCATCCAGTATTCCTGTCTTGGAATAAACTCTTAGTGTAGTTGTTGGGATCAAGACTTGTTGGCTAAGCCAACAAGTCTTGATCCTGCACAGTTCATTAGAGAGTGGGACAGAAGTCAATTTTTATATATAAATTGGCTTTGTCGTTTCATCTCCGCACAGTTGATTAGGATGGTCGCTAACAATTGCGGAGTAGTTAAACAGTCCAGTGGACTGTTTAAGGGGATGCCTGAAAATGGGGCTGCACCCCAAGATAAGGACTCCCAACCACTGCGCCAAACTGTTATTACTGCAAAAATAGAAGGCTAGAATACTTTTTCCTAGCCTTAATGAACCACTGCTGGCTGGTTTTCCTTTTGCCATAAGGCCAAAGCAGAAAACCTAAACGAATGTGATGACCGTCATTCATCTTATTTCCAACCTTAAAAGGTCCCTCAGAGCTTTTAAGCTGTGCGAGGGGGGGTAAAAAGGTATGGAAACCTTTTTAATCGGGAAATAAAGCTTGCAAAGCAAGTGTCAAAAACGGTCTGGGAAGGGATCGTTTCAGGTCACCACCTTAAAACCAGGATATGATGAGAACCAAAATTTTCAATTTTTTGGTTCTTTCCCACTCTCTTTCCCATCTTTCTTTGCAGCCTTAGACCATTGGTACCAGCCGACTAAGCTGTTAATGAGATAGATAAAGTATTTTCCCTGTATTTGTAAACTTTCTCCCCACCAAAGATAGATAGAGAAAATATTGGTAGCCGCCCAGAAGAGCCACTGTTCACGATAGACAGCTGTCATCAGGAGCTGGCCTACCCCATTAGTCGCATCGGTGACACTGTCTCTGAAAGGCCGCCTAGCTCCGATAGACTGATAGATGAGACCGAAACTCAGCCACCAAAGGGCGGTTATCAGAAGATATTTGAGCCAGTTGGCAAAGCTTAATTTACGAGCCACGAACGTCTGCTCCTGCTTTTTAAACTGGGATTGGTAAATCCAGACAAAAAGACCAATTGGCTGCATAATCGTAAAGTACAGGGTTGTCAGTACCTCACCATAAAATCCTTCTTGCAAGGCTAATATTAGATAAATGACGGAATTAATCAGACCAAATAAATAGTTGCTGGCCCGGCCCTCTGATACAAAAATGACGCAGATAATGCCGGTCAGACTGCAGGTCATACCTACCCAGTCTCTCACCTGATGGTGGTAATAGAGCTCCAGCCAGAGCGGAAAGCTACCGAGGATAAGCAAGTAAAGCCATTGAACGAGGCTACGGTTGGCAAACAGATCATCCCAAAAGATCTTGAGGCTATCGGCTAGGGAGCGCTCTTTTAATCCTTGGATGATCAGTTGCAGCCCCTGTGACATTTCTTGCCAAGTTGAACGGATACCTTTAATTTTTCTTTCAATAAAATGCATAGTTACTCCTTTTGTTTTTAGAGAGCCGTGTCCATTGACTTGCGGATGCAACGCTCTATTGACTAAGTGAAGGCTGGGGCAGACAGTTATGATGGCGAAATCCTCCTAGCTGTCTGTTCACTCGTCCAACTTTCAATAATCGTAAGATGTCTATTATTGGAAGCTATTATAGTCTCCAAATAAGTGAATGTCAATCGTTCCTTACGCATAAAAAAGCTTCAGACCTTGCAGGAACTGAAGTTTTGCTGGTTTAGACAAATAACACTGCTTTTTAAAACGGCTTTAATTTTTTCCTACACCCAGCCCTTGTCCTTGGCAATGCGGACGGCATCGGTACGATTGCTGGCCGATAATTTATTAAAAATACTGGTCATATAATTTCTGATGGTCCCATTCGATAAAAACAGTTTTTCAGAAATATCTTGATTGGACAGGCCTTTAGCTGCCAATTCTAGGACTTCCTGCTCACGCTGACTGAGAGGATTTGACGTAAAGGCCACCTCTTCAACCAGTTCTGGTGAATATTCCTTTTGGCCTGCTAAAACCGTATAAATAGTCTTCATGAGTTCCGAAGCTGAACGGTCCTTTAAAACATAAGCGTCTACATGAGCTGCTAAAGCGCGTTTGAAATAGCCTGCGCGCTTGAAGGTGGTCACGATAATCACTTTGATGTCCGCATTAGCGCGAATCCATTCCAACACATCAAGTCCCGTTTTCTTTGGCATTTCAACATCTAAAATAGCGACATCAACAGCTTGTTTTTGCAGCAGAGCTATCGCTTCGTCTCCATCTGCAGCCTGATAAATTTCCTCCACGCCATCTTCCATGAGCAAGAGCTGGCAAAGCGCATCCCGCAGCATAGCCTGATCTTCTGCAACTAATAATTTCATAGCCCATCTCCTTCTTCTAAGGTCACACGAATAAGCGTTGGATTTTGGCTGGATAAAATCACAACGTCCCCCTTAACCAGCTGCAGGCGCTCTTTGATGGAATGTAACTCCTCACCGGTCAGCTGGGCAAAGCCGCAGCCATTATCACTGACATCAATCGTTAGCTCATCAGTTCTGTAGAGCTTGATGTGACACTGATTAGCTCCAGCATGCTTGATAATGTTGGTGGTTAATTCTCGTAAAATCATGGTCATGCTGGACTGGATAACTGGTGATAAAGTATCTAAGTTCAACTGATTATCCACTGTCAGGCCAATGTCTGACAGAGTAAACACCTCAGTGATATTATCTAATTCTTCTGCCACTGTACGGTATTTGAGATTATTAATGAGCTCACGGACATTCTTCATCGACTCTTGGCTAATCTGGTTAAGCTCCCGTAATTCCTTATTAACAGCAGCTAAGTTTTTCTTTTCTAACTGCTTAAGGGCCAACTCCGTTTTCAGGGTCATCATGGCAAAGGTATGTCCCAGCGTATCATGCAAATCACGGCCAATGCGGTTGCGTTCATTTTCGGCGGACAGGAGGTTAATTTCCTTATTCTTCTGATAAATTTCCTCCTTAACCTTACTTTCCAAATAATTCTGCCGCTGAAAATAATGCATGGCAATGATAAAGGTGGTAATCAGCACCGTCATTACTTTTTCTAGGACTGTTGGGGCAAAGAATAATACCCACAGCATAACAGCTGAAAGAGCAAGAACATAAGACACCATACGGTAACTTCGTATGTCATCTCCAAATCGCCAAACCAAAAGATTCTCTAAATAGAAGAAAAACCATATCATATTGGGCTCAATCGCAAAAGTCATCCCAAGAATATAGCCGAGCAGATAGAACCACAGGAGAGCGATCAACTTTTTATACTGGTCGCGAAGATGGATAAGCAGGATATAACAAATTCCAAAAAGTATTGATGGAACTAAAGTCCAGCTAGGATAGCCAAACCACAGCACTCCTCCCCAGGGAAAGATCATGAAGACCAGCCCTACATAGTAGAGCGAATCCGTCTTTTGAAATCGTCGAAACATCAATATCAATGCACCTCAAGTTTTTTTCCGACTGCCAGAGCAATCACTAAAACTATGATAGCATATCCCAAAAGAATGACCAGAGACCGAATGGAAAAATCATCTTTGAAATAAGAAATTAAGAGATTATTGAGATGATAGGTCGGAGTCACCTTGGCTAGTTTCTGCATGAAATCTGGGAAAGTCTGCACTGGCATCCAGAGACCGCCTAAGACAGCCAACCCCATATAGAAAATATTGGCAATCAGAGAAAGGGTCTGCGACGACTTGATATGAGCAAAAAGGGCGCCGAAAGGCATAAAGCAGATAGCTCCAGCAAACAAAACCACTGCACTAGTTAGCCAATCTATCGCAGGCATATCGACCCCTTTGACAAAGTGTCCTACGGCAAAAACAGCCACAATAGCTAAAACAAAGTGAATAAGAACAGCTAAAATTTTACTAAAATAGTATTGCCACATGGGGATGGGACTGTGCTGAATACTTCTGAGACGATTGCCATTTCTGTCTTCCTGAAAAGCGAAGGGTAAGGAATAAAAGGCGAAACTAAGACTGGAAAAGGCTGTCATCTGTATCATATATTGACGTACCCAATAAGCTACCTGTGCCTTGGGCATATTGTCGTCACTGGCCCAAATACTGGTAAAGAGTAGGAAGAAAGCAATCGGCATACCAATTCCCATTATTAGGTTAGACAGGGAACGTTTATTGATGAGATATTCCTGATGCAGGATTGCT is a window from the Streptococcus criceti HS-6 genome containing:
- the trpD gene encoding anthranilate phosphoribosyltransferase; its protein translation is MKEIFMKLSQRQDLNQEEVQELFENILQGQVSEAQIAAFLLGLKIKGETPEEITGVVKALKNRAAQLPQTFEDAMCNCGTGGDQSYSFNISTTACFILAAGGVRMAKAGNRSVSSKSGSADVLEELGINIAAEPETLSKALDEAGLAFIFAQTMHPAMRYIGPARQALGIPTIMNLVGPLANPLDLETQLMGLYRVELQDIVAQSLQQLGRKRALVITGPDNMDEAALYGTNTYTLLEDGKISQHTFTYKDLDMDKVELADITGGDAKDNAQILLSVLNNEPSPYLETTVLNAGLGFYANGKADSIKAGVTLARQLLADGLALAKLHQLQEVQV
- a CDS encoding chorismate mutase yields the protein MPQTLADVRQKIDSLDQEMIKLLAERQKLVETAGRLKPSQDTAAVAAPHRVAQIIRERRSQAAEANLSPAVAEAVWRSMIEAFILLETEVNKAKHPHTS
- a CDS encoding response regulator transcription factor, encoding MKLLVAEDQAMLRDALCQLLLMEDGVEEIYQAADGDEAIALLQKQAVDVAILDVEMPKKTGLDVLEWIRANADIKVIIVTTFKRAGYFKRALAAHVDAYVLKDRSASELMKTIYTVLAGQKEYSPELVEEVAFTSNPLSQREQEVLELAAKGLSNQDISEKLFLSNGTIRNYMTSIFNKLSASNRTDAVRIAKDKGWV
- the trpE gene encoding anthranilate synthase component I, which encodes MQKILPADTLTPILAYMRIRGQHKVILESIPREKENARFSIVAYNPVFELRFEESRLLKNGIVVDDDPLDYLSAVTLKSNQSALPFGGGAIGFVGYDMMSLYENIGQIPQDTIGTPDMHFFIYESYLVFDHKKEKVYVVEDNIYSGRDNDASRQALGQVIQDLQTQAPNEFSPQELHRLDFKNHLEKETFEAMVTKAKTLIRQGDMFQCVISQRFSSDFQGDPLDYYRNLRVTSPSNYLYFYDFGDYQIIGASPESLVSVKDGQVVTNPIAGTRPRGKDEAEDQALAKDLASDVKETAEHRMLVDLGRNDIGKIAEIDSVKLTQYMEVEYFRYVMHLTSVVKGTLLSQLTAIDALKSTLPAGTVSGAPKIRAMTRIYQLEKEKRGIYAGAIGYLSATGDMDFAIAIRTMILKNNKAYVQAGAGIVYDSQPENEFYETINKAKAMTKIGDAQ
- a CDS encoding aminodeoxychorismate/anthranilate synthase component II; its protein translation is MILLIDNYDSFTYNLAQYLGTFAEVKVLRNDAENVYQEAQTADALVFSPGPGWPADAGKMESLIKDFAGQKPILGICLGHQAIAESFGGKLGLAKNVRHGKQSPLELQAPSPLFEGIADGVPIMRYHSIVVEDLPQDFEVTAITSDDHEIMAMQHKELPIYGLQYHPESIGSPDGLKMIENFVKLSAKE
- a CDS encoding sensor histidine kinase, with translation MFRRFQKTDSLYYVGLVFMIFPWGGVLWFGYPSWTLVPSILFGICYILLIHLRDQYKKLIALLWFYLLGYILGMTFAIEPNMIWFFFYLENLLVWRFGDDIRSYRMVSYVLALSAVMLWVLFFAPTVLEKVMTVLITTFIIAMHYFQRQNYLESKVKEEIYQKNKEINLLSAENERNRIGRDLHDTLGHTFAMMTLKTELALKQLEKKNLAAVNKELRELNQISQESMKNVRELINNLKYRTVAEELDNITEVFTLSDIGLTVDNQLNLDTLSPVIQSSMTMILRELTTNIIKHAGANQCHIKLYRTDELTIDVSDNGCGFAQLTGEELHSIKERLQLVKGDVVILSSQNPTLIRVTLEEGDGL
- the pnuC gene encoding nicotinamide riboside transporter PnuC — protein: MHFIERKIKGIRSTWQEMSQGLQLIIQGLKERSLADSLKIFWDDLFANRSLVQWLYLLILGSFPLWLELYYHHQVRDWVGMTCSLTGIICVIFVSEGRASNYLFGLINSVIYLILALQEGFYGEVLTTLYFTIMQPIGLFVWIYQSQFKKQEQTFVARKLSFANWLKYLLITALWWLSFGLIYQSIGARRPFRDSVTDATNGVGQLLMTAVYREQWLFWAATNIFSIYLWWGESLQIQGKYFIYLINSLVGWYQWSKAAKKDGKESGKEPKN
- a CDS encoding ABC transporter permease; the encoded protein is MNTFKAILHQEYLINKRSLSNLIMGIGMPIAFFLLFTSIWASDDNMPKAQVAYWVRQYMIQMTAFSSLSFAFYSLPFAFQEDRNGNRLRSIQHSPIPMWQYYFSKILAVLIHFVLAIVAVFAVGHFVKGVDMPAIDWLTSAVVLFAGAICFMPFGALFAHIKSSQTLSLIANIFYMGLAVLGGLWMPVQTFPDFMQKLAKVTPTYHLNNLLISYFKDDFSIRSLVILLGYAIIVLVIALAVGKKLEVH